The following are encoded together in the Natator depressus isolate rNatDep1 chromosome 10, rNatDep2.hap1, whole genome shotgun sequence genome:
- the LOC141994688 gene encoding epithelial sodium channel subunit beta — MNFKRYFIRVLHRLQKGPGYTYKELLVWYCDNTNTHGPKRIIREGPKKKVIWFFLTLLFASLVFWQWGILIGTYLSYSVSSSLSIGFKTMKFPAVTVCNASPYKYSKVRHLLKELDALTEAALERILQSKHGDAISAPPLNSSETVSQRLDLKLWNQIPLVLIDESDPDHPVIIDLFETNQSGSGTRPNSSSPALSNVTSEAQKHKVAVKLCHHKDTPQCIYRNFTSAAQAVTEWYILQSTSILSKVPLQERIRMGYQPEDMILACLYGAEPCSYRNFTQIYHPDHGNCYIFNWGMDEEALISSNPGAEFGLKLILDISQQDYIPYLTSTAGARLMLHEQKSFPFLKDQGIYAMSGTETSIGILVDELERMGYPYSDCTMNGSDVPVKNLYNEYNTSYSIQACLRSCFQAQMFENCGCGHYLFPLPEGVNYCNSEVDPDWAYCYSSLRASIGHRQFCIDSCKETCNDTQYKMTISMADWPSEASEDWIFHILSYERDLSTNVTLDRNGIIKLNIYFQEYNYRTISESAATTIVWLLSSLGGQFGFWMGGSVLCLIEFGEIIIDFLWITIINIISWGKGLKQKRAWAQYPDAPPTVSELVEAHTNLGFQHEDIITHSRDEVPPPGALPPEPGTPPPNYDSLRVNPLAVIDSDSDAEAS; from the exons ATGAACTTTAAAAGGTATTTCATTAGAGTGCTGCACCGTCTCCAGAAGGGGCCGGGATACACATACAAAGAGCTGCTGGTCTGGTACTGCGATAACACCAACACGCATGGACCCAAGCGCATCATCCGAGAGGGGCCAAAGAAAAAAGTCATCTGGTTTTTCCTGACTCTGCTCTTCGCATCTCTCGTCTTCTGGCAATGGGGGATCCTCATTGGCACATACCTCTCCTACAGTGTCAGTTCATCTCTCTCTATAGGGTTTAAGACCATGAAGTTCCCAGCAGTCACAGTCTGTAATGCCAGCCCCTACAA ATACTCCAAGGTGAGGCATCTATTGAAAGAGTTGGATGCGCTCACCGAGGCAGCCCTGGAAAGGATCCTGCAGTCCAAGCATGGGGACGCAATCTCAGCTCCCCCACTAAACTCCAGTGAGACTGTTTCTCAGAGGTTAGACCTGAAGCTCTGGAACCAAATCCCCTTGGTTCTGATTGACGAGAGTGACCCAGACCATCCCGTCATTATCGATCTCTTTGAGACCAACCAAAGCGGCTCAGGAACCCGACCCAACAGTTCCTCTCCCGCCCTGTCCAATGTGACGTCAGAAGCACAGAAACACAAAGTGGCAGTGAAGCTG TGCCACCACAAGGACACCCCCCAGTGCATCTACAGGAACTTCACCAGCGCAGCCCAAGCAGTGACAGAATGGTACATTCTACAGTCCACTAGCATCCTCTCTAAAGTCCCGCTGCAAGAGAGGATCAGGATGGGCTACCAGCCAGAGGACATGATCCTAGCATGTCTGTATggggcagagccctgcagctACAG AAATTTCACCCAGATCTATCATCCTGACCATGGCAACTGCTACATCTTTAACTGGGGCATGGATGAGGAAGCCCTAATTTCTTCCAACCCGGGAGCAGAGTTTG GACTGAAGTTAATTCTGGACATCAGCCAACAAGATTACATTCCCTACCTCACATCTACTGCTGGGGCCAGGCTTATGCTGCATGAGCAGAAGAGTTTCCCGTTTCTTAAAGACCAGGGCATCTATGCCATGTCTGGGACAGAAACTTCTATCGGCATATTAGTG GATGAACTTGAGCGGATGGGTTATCCCTACAGTGACTGCACTATGAATGGGTCAGATGTCCCCGTAAAAAATCTTTATAATGAATATAACACCTCCTACTCCATACAG GCTTGTCTGCGCTCCTGTTTCCAAGCTCAGATGTTCGAAAATTGTGGGTGTGGTCACTATCTGTTTCCTTTACCTGAAGGGGTAAATTATTGCAACAGTGAAGTTGATCCAGACTGGG CATATTGCTATTCTTCACTGAGAGCAAGTATAGGACACAGGCAGTTTTGTATTGACTCTTGTAAGGAAACATGCAA TGACACTCAGTACAAGATGACCATATCAATGGCAGACTGGCCGTCTGAGGCTTCCGAG GACTGGATTTTCCATATTTTGTCCTATGAAAGAGATCTGTCGACAAATGTGACTCTGGACAG AAATGGGATCATCAAGCTAAATATTTACTTTCAAGAGTACAACTACAGAACCATCTCGGAATCTGCGGCTACAACC ATTGTGTGGCTCCTGTCAAGCCTGGGAGGCCAGTTTGGGTTCTGGATGGGGGGCTCCGTGCTGTGCCTCATTGAATTTGGAGAAATCATCATTGACTTTCTGTGGATCACCATAATTAACATCATCAGTTGGGGCAAAGGCCTGAAGCAGAAACGAGCCTGGGCCCAGTACCCAGACGCACCTCCGACCGTGTCAGAGCTGGTGGAGGCTCACACCAATCTTGGATTCCAACATGAGGACATCATCACCCACTCCCGTGATGAAGTTCCTCCCCCTGGAGCACTCCCTCCAGAGCCAGGCACCCCACCACCCAACTACGACTCACTGCGTGTAAACCCACTTGCTGTCATTGACTCGGACAGTGATGCAGAGGCCAGTTAA
- the LOC141994689 gene encoding uncharacterized protein LOC141994689: MMERSHDRDALQCRVKVKELRNAYRKAREANSRSSAAPVTCCFYKELERILGGDPTFTPGTTMDTSEPSATRRGEEEQQSGSKGALAEEDAPASLDACSQELFSSQEEGSQLWWLVLGEGQTPEEVPDATLRSQPSMLSPAKRLQRIRKRPRRSKEDMLNEVMQHSLNENQKVQEWRESERRVRQQNADHQHQSTEWLLSIMERLDPVRLALVAMQMEHYCACPPPAALVPCPKTLFLVPPCHLQPTFPNIRVLIATSCLQHL, from the exons ATGATGGAAAGGAGCCATGACCgagatgcactgcagtgcagggttaaagtgaaggagctgcggaatgcctatcgcaaagcccgcgaggcaaacagccgctccagtgctgcccccgtGACCTGCTgcttctacaaagagctggaaaGAATACTTGGGGGCGATCCCACCTTCACTCCGGgaaccaccatggacacttcagagcccagtgcaacaaggcggggggaggaggagcagcaaagcgggagcaAGGGTGCTCTGGCGGAGGAAGATGccccggcatccctagatgcatgcagccaggagctgttctcaagccaggaggaaggtagccagttatggtggctggtgcttggggaaggacaaacaccagaggaggttcccg atgcaaccttgagatctcagccatccatgTTATCACCAGccaagaggctgcaaagaatcaggaagaggccacgtagaagcaaagaggacatgctgaatgaagtcatgcagcactcccttaatgaaaatcaaaaagtgcaggagtggcgggagagtgaaaggagggtccgccagcagaatgcggatcaccagcaccaaagcacagagtggctgctaagcatcatggagcgcctgGATCCAGTCCGCTtggcgctcgtagccatgcagatGGAGCACTACTGCGCCTGCCCCCCGCCCGCAGCCCTTgtcccttgtcccaaaactctttttcttgtgcccccatgtcacctccaacccactttccccaacatccgggttcttatcgccaccagctgcctccaacacctgtag